A genomic segment from Candidatus Aegiribacteria sp. encodes:
- a CDS encoding biotin/lipoyl-binding protein, with translation MVAYLVSDGNHTLKVEASRLEVRPHDELFQMEIDGKKKIISISRISPAHLSILIDGKSFNVEVEHFEKDYQVSTRGEVYNLSVIDEREVTTSSEQSDSGEKVIKAPMPGLVVEINVNEGDQVKAGDTLLVLEAMKMQNEIAAPASGIILNISVKSGATVNSGDDLLVLDT, from the coding sequence ATGGTGGCATACCTAGTATCGGATGGTAATCACACTCTGAAAGTAGAAGCTTCTCGACTTGAAGTTCGCCCTCATGATGAACTGTTTCAAATGGAAATCGACGGAAAAAAGAAGATAATCAGTATTTCAAGAATATCTCCTGCCCATCTTTCCATTCTCATAGATGGTAAATCCTTCAATGTGGAAGTGGAGCATTTCGAAAAAGACTATCAGGTTTCCACAAGGGGAGAGGTTTACAACTTAAGTGTAATTGATGAACGGGAAGTAACAACCTCTTCGGAACAGTCGGACAGTGGCGAGAAGGTTATTAAAGCTCCCATGCCGGGTCTTGTTGTTGAGATTAATGTCAACGAAGGTGATCAGGTGAAGGCGGGAGATACTCTTCTTGTTCTTGAAGCAATGAAAATGCAGAACGAAATAGCCGCTCCCGCTTCGGGAATAATACTCAATATCTCTGTGAAATCAGGTGCTACAGTTAATTCAGGAGATGACCTCCTGGTGCTGGACACCTGA
- a CDS encoding acetyl-CoA carboxylase biotin carboxylase subunit, translating into MKINRILIANRGEIAVRIARACYEMGITSVAVFSEADRSAKHVRYADEAYEIGPPPSGQSYLVIEKIIETAVMSDCQAVHPGYGFLAENPLLPEACSNAGLIFIGPSHQAMALLGNKTEARKIMKNAGIPIIPGVMEPLATADEAISAAETIGYPVLLKATAGGGGKGVRVVESPDKLRSAFERAQAEAQSAFGNPDIYLEKFLVKPRHIEIQILADEHGNIIHLNERECSVQRRYQKLVEESPSCIVDEDLRRRMGIAAVEAIKVSGYTNAGTVEFLVDSDREFFFLEVNARLQVEHPVTELITGVDLVKEQIKIASGKPLSLKQSDIGINGAAIECRISAEDPETFLPSVGLIKELIEPSGPGIRVESGIAEEYDVPVYYDPLLSKVITWGKDREEAIVRMLRALNEYKIKGVKTTIPFHRRVLVNKAFSSGNYDTGIVPQIEHTETKEYLEIAAIAAAIVAMTDEQVKFTSNAQKADAWKLSGRIYGGIPSIGW; encoded by the coding sequence ATGAAGATCAACAGAATCCTTATCGCGAACAGGGGCGAGATTGCTGTTCGAATTGCCCGAGCCTGTTACGAGATGGGCATCACTTCCGTAGCTGTTTTTTCAGAGGCTGACAGATCAGCAAAGCATGTTCGATACGCTGATGAAGCGTACGAGATTGGCCCTCCTCCTTCCGGACAGAGTTACCTTGTTATTGAGAAAATCATCGAGACTGCTGTGATGTCCGATTGCCAGGCAGTTCATCCAGGATACGGATTTCTGGCCGAGAATCCACTGCTGCCCGAAGCCTGCTCCAACGCAGGATTGATTTTCATCGGACCGTCTCACCAGGCTATGGCTCTCCTCGGGAACAAGACTGAAGCCAGAAAAATAATGAAGAATGCAGGTATTCCAATTATACCAGGGGTTATGGAACCGCTGGCAACCGCGGATGAAGCCATTTCAGCTGCTGAGACAATTGGCTATCCGGTTCTGCTGAAAGCTACTGCGGGTGGTGGAGGAAAAGGCGTCAGGGTAGTTGAATCTCCGGACAAGCTGAGGTCTGCTTTTGAGCGGGCTCAGGCTGAGGCTCAATCCGCGTTCGGCAATCCCGATATTTATCTTGAAAAATTTCTGGTGAAACCCAGACATATAGAAATACAGATTCTTGCTGATGAACACGGAAACATAATCCATCTTAACGAGCGTGAATGTTCTGTCCAGAGACGTTATCAGAAACTGGTGGAGGAGTCTCCCAGCTGCATTGTTGATGAGGATCTGAGAAGAAGAATGGGTATAGCGGCAGTGGAAGCTATAAAAGTATCCGGCTATACCAATGCTGGGACTGTTGAATTCCTGGTTGATTCCGACAGAGAATTCTTCTTCCTTGAAGTAAACGCACGGCTTCAGGTGGAACATCCTGTAACCGAACTTATAACCGGTGTGGATCTTGTGAAGGAACAGATAAAAATCGCGTCCGGAAAACCTCTTTCCTTGAAACAGTCGGATATAGGAATTAACGGAGCAGCAATAGAATGCAGAATATCCGCTGAAGATCCTGAAACATTTCTTCCATCCGTAGGGCTTATCAAAGAGCTTATTGAACCATCCGGACCTGGAATAAGGGTTGAATCAGGCATAGCTGAAGAGTACGATGTTCCAGTCTATTATGACCCCCTTCTCTCCAAGGTCATCACATGGGGAAAGGACAGGGAAGAGGCTATTGTTCGAATGCTTCGAGCACTGAACGAGTACAAGATAAAAGGGGTGAAAACCACAATTCCATTCCATAGAAGAGTTCTTGTGAACAAGGCTTTCAGCAGCGGGAATTATGACACTGGAATTGTTCCGCAGATTGAACATACAGAAACAAAAGAGTATCTTGAAATTGCAGCGATTGCTGCTGCTATAGTCGCAATGACAGATGAACAGGTGAAATTCACTTCTAATGCACAGAAGGCTGATGCTTGGAAACTGTCGGGAAGGATTTATGGTGGCATACCTAGTATCGGATGGTAA
- a CDS encoding acyl-CoA carboxylase subunit beta, which yields MSRLDDLRTEALKGGGEKKNQKRHESGKLTARERLHLLLDPDTFQEIGMLVTHNCYDFGMDGKRIPGDGVVTGYGTIHGRNVYAYAEDFTIFGGSLSKAVADKISRIQDLALKNGSPIIAIKDSGGARIQEGVNSLAGYGDIFYNNVKASGVIPQISAIMGPCAGGAVYSPALTDFVFMVDHSGYMFLTGPDVIREVTHEDVTFEELGGASAHSTKSGISHFSVESEEKCLAMIRELLTYLPQNNIDDPPQIECIDSIDRSDESLDSIVPSDSSRPYDMMTILSSIVDDGAIFEIQSGFAPNMIIGLARMDGKPVGLIANQPAVLAGVLDTLSSAKAARFIRFCDCFNIPLLVFEDAPGFLPGVDQEHAGVIREGAKLLFAFCEATVPRITVVTRKAFGGAYIAMNSKNVGADINFAWPTGQIAVMGAKGAVKILFKRDIAKDEDPEARRQLLIDEYNEKFSNPFVSAEMGFIDEVIKPHETRPRLIAALKTLSGKRVTNPPKKHCNGPI from the coding sequence GTGTCCAGACTTGACGATTTAAGAACAGAAGCGCTTAAAGGCGGCGGAGAGAAAAAGAACCAGAAGCGTCATGAATCCGGTAAACTCACTGCACGGGAACGACTTCATCTTCTTCTGGACCCTGATACATTCCAGGAAATTGGTATGCTGGTTACTCATAACTGCTACGATTTCGGTATGGATGGAAAAAGGATTCCCGGTGACGGTGTTGTTACCGGATATGGTACTATTCATGGTCGCAACGTGTATGCATACGCGGAGGATTTCACAATCTTCGGTGGATCGCTGTCAAAAGCTGTTGCAGATAAGATATCACGGATTCAGGATCTTGCTCTGAAGAATGGTTCACCCATTATCGCCATAAAAGATTCCGGAGGAGCACGTATTCAGGAGGGTGTTAATTCCCTCGCGGGGTATGGGGATATTTTTTATAACAATGTCAAAGCCTCAGGTGTTATTCCCCAGATATCAGCGATTATGGGTCCATGTGCGGGAGGAGCAGTCTATTCCCCGGCACTTACGGATTTCGTTTTCATGGTTGATCATTCAGGATACATGTTTCTGACAGGGCCTGATGTTATTCGTGAGGTTACACACGAAGACGTGACTTTCGAAGAACTGGGCGGCGCATCTGCCCATAGCACGAAAAGTGGTATTTCTCATTTCTCCGTGGAGTCCGAGGAGAAATGTCTGGCAATGATAAGGGAGCTTCTGACGTACCTTCCGCAGAATAATATTGATGATCCCCCTCAGATTGAATGCATCGATTCCATCGACAGAAGTGATGAATCACTTGATTCAATAGTGCCATCCGATTCTTCCAGGCCATACGACATGATGACCATTCTTTCATCAATAGTGGACGATGGTGCAATATTTGAAATTCAGTCCGGATTCGCTCCAAACATGATCATTGGTCTGGCCAGAATGGATGGTAAACCGGTTGGTCTTATTGCCAACCAGCCAGCGGTTCTTGCCGGGGTACTCGATACTTTGTCTTCAGCTAAAGCCGCTCGATTCATCCGGTTCTGCGACTGCTTCAACATACCTTTATTAGTGTTTGAAGACGCGCCGGGATTCCTTCCGGGAGTTGATCAGGAGCATGCAGGAGTTATCAGAGAAGGCGCTAAACTGCTGTTTGCTTTCTGCGAAGCCACGGTTCCTCGGATAACCGTAGTCACAAGAAAGGCATTTGGAGGCGCTTACATAGCCATGAATTCCAAGAATGTCGGGGCGGATATCAATTTTGCCTGGCCTACGGGACAAATCGCGGTAATGGGTGCGAAAGGAGCAGTGAAAATTCTGTTCAAAAGGGATATCGCCAAGGATGAGGATCCCGAAGCAAGACGTCAATTGCTCATAGACGAATATAATGAGAAATTCAGTAATCCCTTTGTTTCCGCGGAAATGGGGTTTATTGACGAAGTTATAAAACCGCACGAAACAAGACCCAGGCTTATCGCAGCCCTCAAGACACTCTCCGGTAAACGTGTCACTAATCCGCCAAAAAAGCACTGTAACGGGCCTATATAA